AGTATGCGAAGAGTCCTGTTTGGTCGATCACCAATCCGCATGTGCAATAGACGACGACATTAGGCACTTGGGAAGGAAGGACGATAACCGGGAATCAAGGTATAAGCCGCCTGCGACACTGACTACGACACCAGAGGGGGGAGCTATGCCTCCACCAAACCTTCCTTCACTCTAGTGTATGGCTGCAATACCACTTGTAAGCCGTTCCGCGCCAGGCATCCGAAGTGCtgaggggagagagggggagagagggggagagagtcGGAGAGACAgcgagaggaagagaagaaaagggacCTGGTTTCACCTCGTCTACGTCACCGTGCCTGCGACATGGTGATGCCACCAAACAGCAGCCACCCAACATGCAGCCCCCATCAACCCGGCTTTGGTCAACCGTCGTAAACACCAGACCGCTTCGAGACTGGTGCCAAGCCGATGCCGTTTGTTTGCCAGCGGACGGAGTGCGTCCCCTCCCTCAAACGCTCCAAAGTCAAAATcccccgggggggggagggcgaggaaTCGGTAGCGAGGACAGGGGAGCGGCAGACGTGGGGAACTTAATGGTACTACTGTAAGTACCAATACCGGCGTCTGCCGAGCTGTATGAGTTGCCCCATCCGGCCAAGCCGTTTGTTTCTTTTCCCACCAACCGCCGGTTTTGCTGAATTTAATTGAGTTTCCCACACGCGAATAACACGGTTTGCAACGAATCCGCAGCGACGACACCTGGCCGTGTCAAGCTAAGCAAGCTGCCGGGTGggttccttccctttcttcGCTTCTTCTGTTTCGAGGGTGTAGAATTGGCTTTGGAAATGGCCTGTTTTTTGTTCTCTCCGGtctgggaggggggagggggccgaAGGCTGATCGGAGACGCATTCACAGCTCGGGGCTCCATCCATCTTGCTCCCTCTCCAGAAACCTCCCGCTCACGGTCCGGAAGCTGGACGAAGCACACTTGACAATAATGCAGACACCACCCGATGCATATCGTTGATCAAAAATCAAAAGGCTCTCATTAGTCAGACCCTGCAAGTCGTGGTCTACGTTGTCCGTGAATCATAACCCCTCCATATCCTTCGCTCTGCTATCGTACAGTCCTAACTGGCCGAGCTCGAATCGTCGCGGTGGGGAGGCACTTAGTTGGATCCAgcaaggccgcccttgcGGCCAGCCTCCCGCGCCTTCTCGGATCCGGCCTCGAATGAGCCGGACGACGCCTTGCCTCCCTCGGACGCGATCTCGCGCTGCTTGTCAGCATCCATGCTGGCGAAGCCGCCGCTGTGGCTCGCGTGGCCGCCCTTGGCCGCGATCTCCTGAACCTCTTCCTTAGGGCTACGGCCGCGTCAGTCGCAAAATTCTAGAGGAACGTGACAGTGGAGGAAGGAAAATGTAAAGCCTACCGGTTGGCAAAGTTGCCCGGGTTAGTGTTCTCGGTGCCCGAAGATCGCGTACCGGACGACgggttctcggcctcgatgccgccgccgtggctgGCATGACCACCCTTGGCCGCGATCTCACGGACTTCTTCGGTAGGGCTGCACACCGTCAGCTGATTTCGCTTCCAAATGTTGTATTACGGGAAAAGCTAACCGATTAGCAAAGTTGCCCGGGTTGGTGTTCTCAGTGCCTGAAGACTGTGTGCCGAACGACtggttctcggcctcgataCCGCCGCCGTGGCTAGCGTGGCCTCCTTTGGCCGCAATCTCACGTACTTCCTCAGTGGGACTGCGTGTCGTCAGTATGGTGGCTTTCACAAAAAGAAAGTAGTCGATGGGGGATACGACATACCGGTTGGCAAAGTTTCCGGGGTTCGTGTTGTCAGTCATGTTGGCGGTTTACTGCGTGGGAGATTTGTGTTCTTGATGTATAATGGTGGTGGCAGACTTGAGATGCTTGTGGTATGGCCTGGTATTGGAATTGGTTGTTGGAGGAGAACAGGAGGGTGTTAGGCTCGGATCTGAGGAGCGAGGTTTATATTATGGAAGAGGTCTACGTACGTACCTACCTTGCCTGGGTAAGTAgcaagagagaaaagagaaagaccAGGTCTTtgcctacctgcctaccttcttgcctgcctgcctgcctgcctgcctgcctgcctatCCCGTAGTGACGTTGATGTCAGGCAAACGCGCTCTCCCCGCCCTTGCCCTTCCGCCCCCCTGAAGATCTCGATGTGCTGACCCAAGAATGACGGAGAAGTAGCTGCATAAACCCCAACCATCCCGAGAGCACCAAGAGTCACATTTCAGTTATGAATACGCACAGCGCGTTGTGAATGCGAATGATACAAAAGGGTAGTGCGTTACGGGGATGATTGGGTCTACCTGATGCCGCTGCTGAGCTGACATCACGGCACCGTCAACCCCGCCAAAATATCCACAAATCCTCTCTGCCCGATCCAGACCTTTTGAGCCAAGTCATCTCATCACGTAACGACTGGCAAAACAGCCGGCCACGCGGGTCATggtttgttttgtttttcttgACGTGTTTTTCttgatgggggagggggtttccGTTGGCCCATTGCCTTTTCCAATGCGTTTACAACCTCGAAGGTTGAGGCTGATGCAATGACGTCAACACCATTTTCCGTCTTTTGTTTCCCGAGCAAACCTCCCTGCGGCACTCGACCGCTGGTGGCAAGTACTCGGAAAGGGAAAACATCATCAAATGTCTCCCAATTGAGTCCCGACCCCACGGAAACCGAGGTTACACCACCGATGGGGCGCCGGCCGACCTTCCGAGTTGCAATCAGCTCCCCGGAATCAAGCGGGCGGTGGTCGGCAGGGTCTACAGACAACGGCATCGGACCCGCAAACCGGCAGCTCCCCCGTAaaccccccggccccggagGCGAAACCTCCGACGCCTGGCTCCGCATCTCAGACCCTGAAGCTGACGATTGTTTTACAAACGCAAAGCAGCCGCTTATTCCATAAACGTTCATTCCTCATTGATCCCTACAGTGGAGCCCGATTGGGGTGCATTACGGAGGACGTTCCTGATGTGGTCAACGATCATTAAGAGGAAATACTCTTTGCGTATGTATTGATAGTTCGACGCTCACGCTTCAACGGCTATCTTTTTCTGACATGAGATACTCCGACAGCTTGCCTCTGCTCGACCGTGTCATCCCTAGCTCACGCGACCCGAATCCTCGCGGACGCGAGTTTGATATGTCTCTTTCCTTATAAAAATGGGTCCTCAAGTGGACAAAAGCCTTGTTCCTTGCCCCTTTCTTCTTGCTCGACGAGTGACCCAACCCACAATGTGCGAGTGTCTTCGCTTCGCCCCTGCATTATTAAACCAATTGGTCGCGATATCTGTATCGCCATCCATCAACTGTCAGTTAGCCCTCCCTGTTCTTGTCGAAGGCCCTCGTTAATGTGTTGCCGTTGGTTTCCGCCCTGCCAGACAATTTCGACATGTTGATGACTAAGCCTTGCAAGGTGTTGTGCGTGCGGTAAAGTAGATCTGTTTTGCAGCTAGACAGTCAAGAGACAGCCACTCACTCCTCGGCATTCCAGCTCTGTCGAAGGACCTGCGAAGTGAACGGTCTTTTGACAATGCGTAGGCGATCCAAGACCTGAGTTGATAGCGTGTCATCGGACTGTCCTCCAAGGTAAGCTCGAGAAGTTGAGCAGTTGCCCATGCCCCGGTGGCTGCCACGGCGCGTTGATAACAGGAACCCTGGCTTATTCCCAAGATTCCCAGCCTGAGCGTACTCTGGGCTGTACCTTATTTGCTAAAGGCTGGGTTCTGCTCCATGGTGCTCGAAATGTGTCTTCTCAGCGCAGCCCAACGGCTCGACGTCGCATCGGGTTTCGCATCGGGCGCCGCAGAGCCATTCGCGGAGCCCTCTACCGCCATCGCACCCGCAGGCaccgccggcgatgccggcgatgccggcgcaGGAGCGGCAGGCACagaggccaaggcggccatGCTGGCCCCGAAGCGCTGCATCTCGCCCCGCACGACCTTCTCCTTGCGCTTCAACGCGCCGGGCCTGCTCTTCAGACTCTTGTGGCGCACCTTGCCCTCGCGCAGCTGCTCCAGCGTCGGCGcaccctcgtcgaggtccggCAGCGCATCGGCGAGCGACTCCATGGTCGTGACGAGCTTCTTgttcgggcggcggcgcttgAGCGGCTTCTTGttggccttctcgaccttggagACGAAGGCGCTGTGCTTCATGGTGCGCTTGTCCTTCTTGTTCGTCAGGAAGCtgtcgtcgaccttggcctcgggcCGGAGTGTCTTGTGCGGCGCGAGAGGGTGGATGTCGCCGCGGATCCGGGCCATGCGCTTCTCGCGCGCCGAGAGCGTTTTCGTCGGTGCGGTGGGCGCCTGAGTCGCGGGCGGTTAGTATTTGTATGTAAAATcacaaggggggggggggggggaggcagtCGCATTACCATAGTGAATAATGTCTCGTTTCGAGTGTGTGTCGATGGATTCGAGGCACTCGGCTTGGTTGTTTCGAGGGTTGAATGTTGTCGGGCGCAATGAGACAGACGGACGTGGAAAGTGTTGGTGAGTttcgaagacggccgagctTCAAAAATtcccatggcggcggcggacaaGAGTGGGTCTCACTAAATCTttggcgggggggggggatcggatgtcggtgatgatgtCTCCGACATTTATACAAAGATGCCTCCAAATTCCCGCGCGAGACATCTCTTCATCCCACTTACGTCGTACCATACAGAAATTGCTGATCCTGGCTTGAAAATGGACAAAGTCAAGCTTCTTCGTCGAAaagtcgccgaggccgccctcgaacTCGAGAACCTCAAGCAAGAGCTTCAacaggccgaggaagaggcgcAAGAAGCACAAGATGCGCCAGCGCAGCACCCTTGGAAGTGGCCCCTGCAGCCCGAGGACTATGAAAGATACGGGCGCCAGTTGATCATCCCCAATGTCGGGGTTCTAGGTCAGACatctcgcgcgcgcgcgcgccgcTGCAAGTGATGATCGAGGACGCAAACTGAATGGAACGTACAGGCCAGCTGAGGTTGAAGGAGTCCAGGATTCTCATCATCGGGGCCGGGGGTCTTGGGTGCCCTGCGGCTGCCTACATCGCCGGAGCGGGCGCCGGCActgtcggcctcgtcgacggtgacgTTGTCGAGGTCTCCAATCTCCATCGCCAGGTCGCGCACTCGACCGACAGAGTGGGCATGCCCAAGGTTGAGAGCGCCATCGCATATCTGAAGGGGTATGTACAGCTTATGCTGTCTTGACTTTTCGCCCCTGAAACTGATAACTTCCCCAGCCTCAACCCGCTCGTGACGTATCGCGCGCACAAAGAACACCTGTCGCCTCTGAACGCTGAGGACATCGTCTCGCAATacgacatcgtcctcgactGCACAGACCACCCGACGTCCCGCTACCTCATCTCGGATATCTGCATCCTCTTGCAGAAGCCCCTCGTCTCCGCGTCGGCCTTCCGGACGGACGGTCAGCTCATCATCCTGAactcgcccgccgcgccgcagGGAAGCTTGGAGGGCGGGCCGTGCTACCGCTGCGTCTTCCCCAAGCCGCCCCCGCCGGACAGCGTAGTCAGCTGTGGCGAAGGAGGGATCCTCGGCCCCGTTGTCGGCGTCATGGGCGTGCTGCAAGCTCTCGAGGCTATCAAGCTCGTCGCTGCAGGCGCTGTGGACCCCAaagtcgagaagaaggaagcaGCAGCTCCGACTCTGCTCATCTTCTCGGGGGCCGCACCGTCAGGGCCATTCAGGTCCGTCCGGATGCGCGGCCGGAGGAAGGACTGTTTCGCGTGCTCtgcgtcgtcgacgctgTCTCTCGAGACGCTGCGGTCAGGTTCGCTCGATTACATCTCCTTCTGCGGAGTCAGTGCTCCGGTCAGTATCCTGGGGCCCGACGAACGCATTTCAGCAGCACAATATGAGCgcatggccaaggccaacaaTGGCCGCCATCTCCTGGTGGACGTGAGAGAACGCGAGAATTTTGATATCTGTAACATCGACGGAGCTGTCAATATCCCCATCGCAAGATTTATGAAGGAGACGCAGCCGCCGAAGGATGGCATCCGGCCTCGGCCCGAGTGGTTGCCTGCTGATTTGCCAGAGGATGCGCCCATATATCTCGTCTGCAGGGTTGGCAACGACTCCCAACTTGCGACAAAGCGGCTGAAGGATTTGGCCCTGGACAACAACGGGAAGAGGTTCATCGGCGACATCGAGGGCGGTATGAGAGCTTGGAAGCACGAAGTCGACCCTACCTTGCCCTTTACCTAAGCAACTGCAACAAGCGGCGGCAAGGtgccttttcttttcttttcttaaAATAAAAGTTGAATTTGTTCTGACGAGGGGGGTTGTGTCGTCACGATACATACTTTTCCCTCACCGATACCCCTATTGCTACagagagaggagggcggccTATGCCCACTAGCCATGATCCTGATTAGCCTAACGAAATAGAAATCGTCCGTTGACGAGCCGTGCCGGGTGATTGGTGGTCTACACGAAGCTGATACGCTTCTTGTTGAAGGCACGCTGGTCCTTCAGCCACTGGCGGTAGCCCTTAACGCTCGAGATCTTCTCTCCGTAGAAGTCGGGGACTGCTCAGGTGATTAGTTTATCGTCGAGTGAGAGGGTCCACGGGCTTGACTCACCGGGGTTGCCGACGGACGACACCGAAGGGTCAACACGGTTCTTCTTGATGCGGGCAAAGAACTCCTTCTCTTTCTGTACCATGAAATGCATTAGCACCCGTTTAAGTTACAGTGGCTCAAAGCGTCATGACTTACGATTGTCATCTGGTTCTTCCACCTCTTGTTCAGCGTGTAGAAGACTAGGGACCCAACACTGGGCCCGACCAACCATCCCAGCGCGCCGAAGGCCATGGTCATCATGCCCATCGTAATGAAAGGGTCCAGGGGAACCTGCGTGACCAACGGATCCGCAACACCAGTAGCCAGGATACCGGCACCGCCGACAAAGGAGCCCAGGCCAGAGATGATGCTGAAGCCGAGCTGCCACCTCCTGCGAGACTTGCGCAGCTGGAAGAAGGTCTCCCAGTCAAGCTTGTCCccgggcacggcggcggcctttggttgcgccgccgcggcagcAGCCGTCGCGTTGCAGCGTTGAGAGCAGGGCTGGCGGACGACACGGGCGACGatcgaagaagacgaggaggcagcggcgaaggcggcgctAGTGCGGGCAATGGGTCCCAtcgcgacgaggccgatcGGTCGGGCGGAGGGCTGCTGCTTCTTCATCGAGACGGTCGAGTAAGGGCATGCGGTGGTGCGGGCGATGGAGGAGGCAATCGATGCGCGGGCGGCgccctggccggcgaggcggagGGCGAAGGTGCTCGTGGGTGTCAGCATAGTTGCGTGACCTTTCGTGGGAGATATTAGTCGTGCTGGAGTGTCGTAAGCATCAATCGGGCGCAATGTCAAAGTTGGAGTGGAGATTTTTCTGGTGGATGGCGTCCGAAGAATTAGGAACCGGGACTGAAGCTGGAATGGATGGAGCTCGCGATGAGGTCAAGCTCGGCCCACCACAGATTTGACGCCTTACAATGCTTTGCAGGCCTAGACGCAGCTGCCGCACAGGCCACTTTGTAGCCTCTGCTGCTTCTAAGTCGCGTCAAACAGAATTAGGGACAAAGATAAAGAAACTGTAAAAATCATTATTTGTCATTTAGTCTTAGCATCTCcattattttattttattttattttattttagAGTAATTCTACTAGAAGCATATAGTTAGAAAtaaattatacttaattaactACAAAGTTAAATATAagaattaatttataaagaatactatattaaatacttagTACTATTTAGCAATACTctatactacttatagtCTATATACAACTAATAATGAAAGatataaataatattgtTATTATTCTTAAATAGTAAATCTTTAAACTGTAAACTTACTCTCTTTTTATTTGTAAGTTTAGATGTCTTTATACAATCTTAGAACTTAATAGGCATGTTAAATACTATTCAGACCCTCCTTAACTTTTACACTCTTATTTTGACTTTACAGTGGCCCCCTAAGCTGCTGAAAAGCTTAACTAAATTGCAAAAGTTCTAGAtttcctccctcctccacctccacaAGTCGCAGACGAACCCAGCAAACAACGTCTACACACGTCTCAACCAGCCCTAAAAAAACCATTGTGGAATACCGCTTTCTCAGAGCCATCTTCCGGTGTCATTGACAATTTTCTCTTACGTACGTGGGTCGCGGCGTGGTGCTGTTCGCGTGGTTGGACTGACTGACCTTGCCGGCAAAGGCCACACTAGATTACACGAATCGCGGGCAAcacgagccgccgccgccccaaACGCGAGAGCTTTCAACCACGAACAAACCACTGTGACAACGGCAACAGATCCAGCTCCGCCACGATAACCCTCCCCAGGCGACATCGACCCGAGCTGCCCGGCTCCTGCCAGCCGTGGCATGGTAACCTCTCCGCAGGGAGCGGGCAACCATGTCGTGCCCCTCGCGGCTCGTCTGGTTCGGCAGACCTACTCCGTGCGGTAGCAAAGCCACCAGCATAAGCACCGTCAGCACTCCCTCGGGACGCCGACGTTCCAAGACCCCGGACCTGCGCGAGCTCGCCGTAGTCTTCGAGGGCATACCGACCTACCGCCGTTACAGGCCCGGCACCGGCCCGCGCCTGCGCCCGATCACCCTCGTCCCGGTCCGCGACACGACGGCCTACATCCGCGACGAGTTCTTCGTCCCGCCCGCCTTCTCCGTCGACGGCAAGAAGCGCTTGCAATATGTCGTGGGCTGGACcgacctccccgccgcccggctccaggtcgacgccgaaaGGATATGCGACTACGTCTCACCGATGGCGTACGAGGAGTGGTGCGCCGCGCGGGCTGCTGAaagagacgaggaggagcgcaggatcgaggaggaggagaacgTGCGCGCCGTGGCTGAggcggaggcgagggagaagggcATCATATTGAACAACGGGGTGAGGGGACGCAGGGGAACGAAGAGGAAGCATCAGGGCGCGGTCGAGGCCAACACGCCGCCCGCAGCGACCGCGCCGGCGActggggagaagaagacgcggGGACGGCCTAGAAAGGGCGTGCCATCgctctcgacgccgtccaaGAGCATGATACCGGAGGACTTTGACGGGTTGGAGACGGAAGGCGACATCGAGATGGagatcgacgaggaggccgaagagAGGGCGATATTCCGGCAGCTGAACGGGGAGGAACCCATGTCAGTCGAAGAATCCTACGACTCTGGCGAGCTGAGCAGCGCGCGGGCACGATCAGACCCTCCCGCGAAAAAGCGGCGGACGgggtcgccgaggccgacgttATCACGGCTTCTATCCAGCATCGAGACGGACAGCAGTAGCAGCACGCCTTTCGACTCGTCCAGAGGAGCTACCAGCTCACCGGCACTACCGCCGTTGCCTCAACTGGCCTCCCGGCCGCGAGAGACCCCTATCCTACCGCCGATGCCTCCGGCGTCCGCCCACCAGACATCCACGCCCACCGCCCCGCGCACAAAGACGCAACCACAAAAGCGGTCTCTCCTCTCGATACGATACCCCCCGTCCACGCCCCAGGAACCGGCCCCAAGGCCCCAGACCCCGATACCAGTACCTCCAacgatgccgccgctggCACCGGCGACCGCGCCACCCACACTCAACCCGCCCCCCAACGGCCTGGGGACGACACCCACTCCAGCCCGGCGCCCCCTGATCCAGAACACGACGCCGTGGACcatctccctcgccgcctccaggAACTTCGCCAACCTCACGCCTTCGCAGCCGATCCGGTCTATAGAACAGGCCCCATCCGCGACaccgatgccggcgccgcacGGCCAAAGCCCCGCCCTCAAAGGAaacttctccttctccgcgccgcccgctACTAACGCCGGCAGCGAACGAGCTATCCTCAGGACCCTCCCGCCCACGAaagaccaagaagaagaggaagaagaggaggaggaagaagaagaagaaggcgtcTACGAGGTCCTCCGCCTCGAGGGCCAGCAACAGCGTGTCATCCGCGGCAAGTCGGTGCGCTATTTCTTAGTCCGCTGGAAGGGCAACTGGCCCGCCGAGCAGAACCCGACCTGGGAGCCCGAGAGCAACATCCCGCGCCACCTCATCCGGAACTACCTCCTCAAaaacccgccgccgcgcgccCGCGGTGCCGGCGCGCTGCACCGCTACTTCGCCCCCTCGATGCCGCGAAAGTactcgtccgtctcggagGCGTTTgagggcggtgacggcggcggcggcggcgacgacgaggacgaggatgcggtcgaggagggtgACGTTGAGGAGGGGGACGGGGATGAGATGCTTCTCGTTACGGACGAGCCGCCTCAGGCCTTCAAGCCCACGCTCTCCTGGTGAGCGAGGCTTCTTGATGAGAGATGGAGAACGAGAGAGCAAGAAAAGGTATGGGGAGCCTGGTTCGGGTCGAAGTTTTCCTAATGAGACTGCGTGGGTTGGGAATCCGGACAAGCGGGGAGGGAAAACAGTCACGGCGTTCTTTGCAGTGTCCCATTTGAAGGTTACTGGGCTACTCTTGGACGAAGAGACCGTCGTGGTATAGTTAGAGGGC
This sequence is a window from Colletotrichum higginsianum IMI 349063 chromosome 8, whole genome shotgun sequence. Protein-coding genes within it:
- a CDS encoding Stress-induced bacterial acidophilic repeat domain-containing protein yields the protein MTDNTNPGNFANRPTEEVREIAAKGGHASHGGGIEAENQSFGTQSSGTENTNPGNFANRPTEEVREIAAKGGHASHGGGIEAENPSSGTRSSGTENTNPGNFANRPKEEVQEIAAKGGHASHSGGFASMDADKQREIASEGGKASSGSFEAGSEKAREAGRKGGLAGSN
- a CDS encoding Adenylyltransferase and sulfurtransferase uba4, which encodes MDKVKLLRRKVAEAALELENLKQELQQAEEEAQEAQDAPAQHPWKWPLQPEDYERYGRQLIIPNVGVLGQLRLKESRILIIGAGGLGCPAAAYIAGAGAGTVGLVDGDVVEVSNLHRQVAHSTDRVGMPKVESAIAYLKGLNPLVTYRAHKEHLSPLNAEDIVSQYDIVLDCTDHPTSRYLISDICILLQKPLVSASAFRTDGQLIILNSPAAPQGSLEGGPCYRCVFPKPPPPDSVVSCGEGGILGPVVGVMGVLQALEAIKLVAAGAVDPKVEKKEAAAPTLLIFSGAAPSGPFRSVRMRGRRKDCFACSASSTLSLETLRSGSLDYISFCGVSAPVSILGPDERISAAQYERMAKANNGRHLLVDVRERENFDICNIDGAVNIPIARFMKETQPPKDGIRPRPEWLPADLPEDAPIYLVCRVGNDSQLATKRLKDLALDNNGKRFIGDIEGGMRAWKHEVDPTLPFT
- a CDS encoding Presequence translocase-associated motor subunit, which encodes MLTPTSTFALRLAGQGAARASIASSIARTTACPYSTVSMKKQQPSARPIGLVAMGPIARTSAAFAAASSSSSIVARVVRQPCSQRCNATAAAAAAQPKAAAVPGDKLDWETFFQLRKSRRRWQLGFSIISGLGSFVGGAGILATGVADPLVTQVPLDPFITMGMMTMAFGALGWLVGPSVGSLVFYTLNKRWKNQMTIKEKEFFARIKKNRVDPSVSSVGNPVPDFYGEKISSVKGYRQWLKDQRAFNKKRISFV
- a CDS encoding chromo domain-containing protein, with product MSCPSRLVWFGRPTPCGSKATSISTVSTPSGRRRSKTPDLRELAVVFEGIPTYRRYRPGTGPRLRPITLVPVRDTTAYIRDEFFVPPAFSVDGKKRLQYVVGWTDLPAARLQVDAERICDYVSPMAYEEWCAARAAERDEEERRIEEEENVRAVAEAEAREKGIILNNGVRGRRGTKRKHQGAVEANTPPAATAPATGEKKTRGRPRKGVPSLSTPSKSMIPEDFDGLETEGDIEMEIDEEAEERAIFRQLNGEEPMSVEESYDSGELSSARARSDPPAKKRRTGSPRPTLSRLLSSIETDSSSSTPFDSSRGATSSPALPPLPQLASRPRETPILPPMPPASAHQTSTPTAPRTKTQPQKRSLLSIRYPPSTPQEPAPRPQTPIPVPPTMPPLAPATAPPTLNPPPNGLGTTPTPARRPLIQNTTPWTISLAASRNFANLTPSQPIRSIEQAPSATPMPAPHGQSPALKGNFSFSAPPATNAGSERAILRTLPPTKDQEEEEEEEEEEEEEGVYEVLRLEGQQQRVIRGKSVRYFLVRWKGNWPAEQNPTWEPESNIPRHLIRNYLLKNPPPRARGAGALHRYFAPSMPRKYSSVSEAFEGGDGGGGGDDEDEDAVEEGDVEEGDGDEMLLVTDEPPQAFKPTLSW